From a single Hyalangium gracile genomic region:
- a CDS encoding MBL fold metallo-hydrolase, protein MRTLRLLLCAALTLLLVPAARAEAPKPAAAAPSAAAPDAKAPRTRVKNLKITVLSTMLADDQVLGEWGFAAVVEADGHRILFDTGYFPNTVLQNAKALGVELSGVTDVILSHNHDDHTGGLVTLRTELARQNPAALSRAHVGQGIFWSRPRKAGGEGNPMVATRATYEAAGGRFIEHSGPQELAPGVWLTGPVPRIHPERNWSGKGQMQAPQGLVEDNLPEDQSLVIDTEQGLVVVTGCGHAGIINIAEAARKQVRPAPLHAVIGGLHLFRADEKVLAWTGRKLKEMKLGHLMGAHCTGIEAVFRLRELAGLQRSTCVVGAVGASFELGRGLDPLDIAR, encoded by the coding sequence ATGAGGACGCTTCGCCTGCTGCTGTGCGCAGCCCTGACCCTACTGCTCGTTCCTGCCGCCCGCGCCGAGGCTCCCAAACCGGCCGCGGCCGCCCCCTCCGCGGCCGCGCCCGATGCGAAGGCGCCTCGGACCCGCGTGAAGAACCTGAAGATCACGGTGCTCTCCACCATGCTCGCGGACGACCAGGTCTTGGGGGAGTGGGGCTTCGCCGCGGTCGTCGAGGCGGATGGCCACCGGATCCTCTTCGATACGGGCTACTTCCCCAACACCGTGCTCCAGAACGCCAAGGCGCTGGGCGTCGAGCTCTCCGGCGTCACCGACGTCATCCTCAGCCACAACCACGACGACCACACGGGGGGACTGGTCACCCTGCGCACCGAGCTCGCCAGGCAGAATCCGGCCGCGCTCTCGCGGGCCCACGTCGGCCAGGGCATCTTCTGGAGCCGCCCCCGAAAGGCTGGAGGAGAGGGCAACCCCATGGTGGCCACCCGCGCTACCTACGAGGCTGCTGGGGGCCGCTTCATCGAGCACTCCGGGCCCCAGGAGCTGGCGCCTGGCGTGTGGCTCACCGGTCCCGTGCCTCGCATCCACCCGGAGCGCAACTGGAGCGGCAAGGGACAGATGCAGGCGCCTCAGGGGCTCGTCGAGGACAACCTCCCCGAGGACCAGTCGCTCGTCATCGACACGGAGCAGGGGCTGGTCGTCGTGACGGGCTGTGGGCACGCCGGCATCATCAACATCGCCGAGGCGGCTCGGAAGCAGGTGCGGCCCGCTCCCCTCCACGCCGTCATCGGCGGCCTCCACCTGTTCCGCGCGGACGAGAAGGTGCTTGCGTGGACCGGGCGCAAGCTGAAGGAGATGAAGCTCGGCCACCTCATGGGCGCTCACTGCACCGGCATCGAGGCCGTGTTCCGCCTGCGCGAGCTGGCCGGGCTGCAGCGGAGCACCTGTGTCGTCGGTGCCGTGGGCGCCTCGTTCGAGCTGGGCAGGGGGCTGGATCCGCTGGACATCGCCCGCTGA
- a CDS encoding glycoside hydrolase family 5 protein, protein MEPPSDGGVDAGADAGSGAGADAGPDGGMNGGPDGGTDGGTSSGAMGYLRTVGSRIETSTGQEVRLTGLNWFGFEGSSRVPYGLDRRSMGSLLDQMKALGYNSLRLPYSNEMLRSGVSPDPAFVSYSLNPELQGLTSLEVMDRIIDAARQRGLRVVLDRHRPDASSQSELWYRSNRATEEKAWIDDWKMLAHRYKGNPTVVGVDLHNEPHGRATWGDGNLDTDWRLAAERAGNAILAENPDLLIIVEGIESYANNWYWWGGNLRGARDFPVRLNVSGRLVYSTHDYPESVYGQPWFQNKPSTGYPANLPGVWDATWGFLVKENRAPVWVGEFGTKLETESDRQWLQTLSGYLQSNRMSFAFWSLNPNSDDTGGLLQADWTTLQQEKHNLISPALAPLIP, encoded by the coding sequence ATGGAGCCTCCCTCCGACGGAGGCGTGGACGCAGGCGCCGACGCGGGAAGCGGGGCAGGCGCGGACGCGGGCCCCGATGGGGGCATGAACGGAGGCCCCGATGGCGGGACCGACGGCGGTACCTCGAGCGGGGCGATGGGCTACCTGCGCACCGTGGGCTCGCGCATCGAGACGTCCACCGGGCAGGAGGTGCGCCTCACCGGGCTGAACTGGTTCGGCTTCGAGGGCAGCTCGCGCGTGCCCTATGGCCTGGATCGGCGCTCGATGGGGAGCCTGCTCGATCAGATGAAGGCCCTGGGCTACAACTCGCTGCGCCTGCCCTACAGCAACGAGATGCTGCGCTCGGGCGTGTCCCCGGATCCGGCCTTCGTGAGCTACTCGCTCAACCCGGAGCTCCAGGGGCTCACCTCGCTGGAGGTCATGGACCGCATCATCGACGCGGCCCGGCAGCGCGGGCTGCGCGTGGTGCTCGACCGGCACCGCCCGGATGCCTCCAGCCAGTCGGAGCTCTGGTACCGAAGCAACCGCGCCACCGAGGAGAAGGCGTGGATCGACGACTGGAAGATGCTCGCGCACCGCTACAAGGGAAATCCCACGGTGGTGGGCGTGGACCTGCACAACGAGCCCCACGGCCGCGCCACCTGGGGGGACGGCAACCTCGACACGGACTGGAGGCTCGCCGCCGAGCGCGCGGGCAACGCCATCCTCGCCGAGAACCCGGACCTGCTCATCATCGTCGAGGGCATCGAGAGCTACGCCAACAACTGGTACTGGTGGGGCGGGAACCTGCGCGGAGCCCGGGACTTCCCGGTGCGGCTGAACGTCTCGGGGCGGCTGGTGTACTCGACGCACGACTACCCGGAGAGCGTGTACGGGCAGCCGTGGTTCCAGAACAAGCCGAGCACCGGCTACCCGGCCAACCTGCCGGGGGTGTGGGATGCCACCTGGGGCTTCCTCGTGAAGGAGAACCGCGCTCCCGTCTGGGTGGGCGAGTTCGGCACGAAGCTGGAGACGGAGTCGGACCGGCAGTGGCTCCAGACGCTCTCGGGCTACCTCCAGAGCAACCGGATGAGCTTCGCCTTCTGGTCGCTCAACCCGAACTCCGATGACACCGGAGGCTTGCTCCAGGCGGACTGGACGACGCTGCAGCAGGAGAAGCACAACCTCATCTCACCCGCGCTCGCCCCCCTGATTCCGTAG
- a CDS encoding sugar transferase, with product MRSPHLAQQLSPSMTDAASSSAGAGAEARELPQPAPAPKVTRGRLAPGFASKLNLLVDLALVMASLLGSTVLMGHSLQLGNLDLWLLLGMAGLGWLLLGTVLCLYDPRFSDRAPLDDLALVSITVVSVTGMLYLDRLLIVGGMPVVALSFFPLLLWLSVVGLRQIVFRRLAVREEPIDEALILGVGAMGRLTGEDLIARGRRHVIGYLAFSSEQSLSAVPGPVLGKVERLEEVLCQVPVDIVYISGNVQKHAQEMQAAIKLCERFGIPFAIPAHPFRMDRARAEDGHAVADGYLHFVTHAPRPHQMAIKRLFDIISSAGALLVLSPLLLTVAFLIKVTSRGPVFFLQKRVGLHGKPFHMLKFRSMVVNAEELRAKLEAMNEQS from the coding sequence ATGCGGTCCCCTCATCTCGCTCAGCAGCTGTCCCCTTCCATGACGGATGCCGCGTCCTCTTCGGCCGGCGCTGGCGCGGAGGCGCGAGAGCTGCCCCAGCCCGCCCCCGCTCCCAAGGTGACGCGTGGGCGCCTGGCGCCGGGCTTCGCGTCCAAGCTGAACCTGCTGGTGGATCTGGCGCTGGTGATGGCGTCGCTGCTGGGCTCCACGGTGCTGATGGGGCACTCGCTGCAGCTGGGCAACCTGGACCTGTGGCTGCTGCTGGGCATGGCGGGGCTGGGCTGGCTGCTGCTGGGCACGGTGCTGTGCTTGTATGACCCGCGCTTCTCGGACCGGGCGCCGCTGGATGACCTGGCGCTGGTGTCCATCACGGTGGTGTCCGTCACCGGCATGCTCTACCTGGACCGCCTGCTGATCGTCGGCGGGATGCCCGTGGTGGCGCTGAGCTTCTTCCCGCTGCTCTTGTGGCTGAGCGTGGTGGGGCTGCGGCAGATCGTGTTCCGCAGGCTCGCGGTGCGCGAGGAGCCCATCGACGAGGCGCTCATCCTGGGCGTGGGCGCCATGGGCCGGCTCACGGGCGAGGATCTGATCGCTCGGGGGCGCCGGCACGTCATCGGCTACCTGGCCTTCAGCAGCGAGCAGTCCCTGTCCGCCGTGCCCGGGCCCGTGCTCGGCAAGGTGGAGCGCCTGGAGGAGGTGCTGTGCCAGGTGCCGGTGGACATCGTCTACATCTCCGGCAACGTGCAGAAGCACGCGCAGGAGATGCAGGCGGCCATCAAGCTGTGCGAGCGCTTCGGCATCCCCTTCGCGATCCCCGCGCACCCGTTCCGCATGGATCGGGCCCGCGCCGAGGACGGACACGCGGTGGCCGATGGCTACCTGCACTTCGTGACGCACGCGCCCCGGCCGCACCAGATGGCCATCAAGCGCCTGTTCGACATCATCTCCTCGGCTGGTGCGCTGCTGGTGCTCTCGCCGCTGCTGCTGACGGTGGCGTTCCTCATCAAGGTCACCTCGCGCGGCCCCGTCTTCTTCCTGCAGAAGCGGGTGGGCCTGCACGGCAAGCCGTTCCACATGCTCAAGTTCCGCTCCATGGTGGTCAACGCCGAGGAGCTGCGCGCCAAGCTGGAGGCGATGAACGAGCAGAGC
- a CDS encoding FUSC family protein: MAAVCLGTLAAVSLAVSAVVFLVVIFLAVSAQRFGPRGLALGMIAFMTLFLSLFFHAPVAQLPWVAASVVVAGVTSYHGVRLWLVPDRSVRTLRRTFAAFRRSITLLLADLSDALEVSSERRRTRLFQRAVWRVNEAALAVEQQSERARPAVLAQGLRPAEDILLRAWHRFLGSVIGVVAGVVLASAVSGHRHLEFVLIFLRVFLGFYLIRVSYAWMVFWFTALLSVLYSLLGRYSSDLLFLRVEETAIGAFIGGVVAVVLLPSRTSPRVQRAAVETLHSVASFLEAPAVLPGRVAVERRGRAPSSRSTSRPSLAGAQR; encoded by the coding sequence GTGGCCGCCGTGTGTCTGGGCACCCTGGCCGCTGTGAGCCTGGCCGTCAGCGCGGTCGTGTTCCTCGTGGTCATCTTCCTGGCGGTCTCCGCTCAGCGCTTCGGCCCTCGCGGCCTGGCGCTGGGGATGATCGCCTTCATGACGCTCTTCCTGTCGCTCTTCTTCCACGCGCCGGTCGCGCAGCTGCCCTGGGTGGCGGCCAGCGTCGTCGTGGCGGGCGTCACCTCCTACCATGGAGTCCGGCTCTGGCTGGTGCCGGATCGCTCCGTTCGGACGCTGCGTCGCACGTTCGCGGCCTTCCGCCGCTCCATCACCCTCCTGCTGGCGGACCTCTCCGACGCCCTGGAGGTGTCGAGCGAGCGCCGACGGACCCGGCTGTTCCAGCGCGCAGTCTGGCGCGTGAACGAGGCCGCGCTGGCGGTGGAGCAGCAGAGCGAGCGCGCCAGACCGGCGGTCCTCGCCCAGGGGCTGCGGCCCGCAGAAGACATCCTGCTGCGCGCGTGGCACCGCTTCCTCGGCAGCGTCATCGGCGTGGTGGCCGGCGTCGTCCTCGCCAGCGCGGTGAGCGGCCACCGGCATCTCGAGTTCGTGCTCATCTTCCTCCGCGTCTTCCTGGGCTTCTATCTGATCCGGGTCTCCTACGCGTGGATGGTCTTCTGGTTCACCGCGCTCCTGTCCGTGCTCTACAGCCTGCTCGGGCGCTACTCCTCGGACCTGCTCTTCCTGCGGGTGGAGGAGACCGCCATTGGCGCCTTCATCGGCGGGGTGGTCGCGGTCGTGCTCCTCCCGTCCCGCACCAGCCCTCGTGTCCAGCGGGCGGCCGTCGAGACGCTCCACAGCGTCGCCTCGTTCCTCGAGGCCCCCGCGGTGTTGCCGGGCCGCGTCGCCGTGGAGCGGAGGGGCAGGGCACCGAGCAGCCGGTCCACCTCGCGTCCTTCACTGGCTGGAGCGCAGCGATGA